A section of the Acidobacteriota bacterium genome encodes:
- a CDS encoding ABC transporter permease, translated as MSVRASMFFHVLKRGLLGRGNRPLIAFIALSVAATMITAMLSLYQGLEDKLNRDFRSYGANITLAAPDGKNLPSDAVARARSILGSEALVVPFAFAVTHTNRDEPIVVAGTEMDQVRLLNSWWSVSKWPSGDDQALTGVRAESHLQVDHGGFDLAFAGRSLHLQYYGTLKTGSDDEDRVLISLKIFEHWTGIGPSILEISLPGSRDQITTAISQLQVVFPDMQVRPVRQLLQAQGAVVSRMRSIMLASTLLIALTVALCVFSTLTSSVLERRRDFAVMKAIGSSQSTVNALFAGEALTVALCAALVGYPLGSVLAALISEINFHAVVTPRLSVLPLVISTDIILALLAAIVPLARLQRIEPAGILKGE; from the coding sequence ATGAGCGTGCGCGCATCGATGTTTTTTCATGTACTAAAGCGCGGACTGCTGGGCCGCGGTAACCGTCCGCTGATCGCCTTTATCGCATTGAGCGTTGCCGCCACGATGATTACGGCTATGCTCAGTCTCTACCAGGGTCTGGAAGACAAATTGAACAGGGATTTCCGCTCCTACGGCGCAAACATCACACTTGCTGCGCCTGATGGAAAGAATCTGCCCAGCGATGCCGTAGCACGCGCTCGCTCCATTCTCGGATCCGAGGCGCTGGTGGTTCCATTTGCCTTCGCGGTCACGCACACGAATCGCGACGAACCAATCGTCGTCGCTGGAACGGAGATGGATCAGGTCCGGCTACTCAATTCGTGGTGGTCCGTTTCGAAATGGCCCAGCGGCGACGATCAGGCTTTGACCGGAGTGCGAGCGGAGTCGCATCTCCAGGTAGATCACGGCGGTTTTGATTTAGCATTCGCGGGACGCTCTCTTCACCTCCAATACTATGGCACGTTAAAGACCGGATCGGACGACGAAGATCGCGTTCTTATTTCTCTCAAGATATTCGAGCACTGGACCGGAATCGGGCCGTCGATCCTCGAGATCTCGCTCCCCGGGTCGCGCGATCAAATAACCACCGCGATCTCGCAACTCCAAGTGGTGTTCCCCGACATGCAGGTTCGACCGGTGCGGCAGTTGCTTCAGGCACAGGGTGCCGTAGTGAGCCGCATGCGTTCTATCATGCTCGCTTCCACTCTGCTGATTGCGCTAACGGTCGCTCTGTGCGTCTTTTCGACCCTGACCTCTTCGGTTCTTGAGCGACGTCGCGACTTCGCCGTAATGAAAGCTATCGGATCCTCTCAGAGCACGGTCAACGCTCTGTTTGCGGGAGAGGCGTTGACCGTCGCGCTGTGCGCTGCGCTGGTGGGGTATCCTCTCGGATCTGTGCTCGCCGCATTGATCTCTGAGATTAACTTCCATGCAGTCGTGACACCACGGCTAAGCGTGCTGCCTCTCGTAATCTCTACAGACATTATTCTGGCGTTGCTGGCGGCAATCGTTCCGCTGGCGCGCTTGCAACGAATCGAACCAGCAGGCATCCTTAAGGGAGAGTAA
- a CDS encoding Zn-dependent hydrolase yields MCALSVQSTRIIINGDRLHQELATLATLSDAAPPAVTRIVFSEADLRARDYVKGLCAATGLAIREDAVGNTFARWHGDRLSEAAVGTGSHIDAIPNAGRFDGTVGVLGGLEAIRALKQAGFSPKRPIELLIFTSEEPTRFGVGCLGSRLLSGNRDASVDEKLKDKGGQTLCDTRKAAGFSGDLQHVQLQRGYYSSFVELHIEQAPLLEQEQLDIGVVTAIAAPASLRILIEGQGGHAGGVLMPDRHDALCAASEIILAIESSVKSTGSRDTVGTTGVCDVFPSAVNSIPSHVRLEVDLRDIDEQRRETVFRLIRQECDEVAASRSVDVQIEIVNADAPGQCAPDVVEGIEGACRSNQLRFRKMVSRAYHDSLFMSRIAPTGMIFIPCREGISHRPDEYASPEAISNGTRVLAHVLAELASR; encoded by the coding sequence ATGTGCGCGTTATCTGTTCAATCGACGCGAATCATCATTAACGGCGATCGGCTCCATCAAGAGCTGGCAACGTTAGCGACGCTTTCGGACGCTGCACCTCCTGCAGTGACTCGAATCGTTTTTTCTGAGGCGGACCTTCGGGCTCGCGATTATGTAAAAGGCCTTTGCGCCGCCACCGGACTCGCAATCCGCGAAGACGCCGTTGGCAATACCTTTGCCCGCTGGCATGGAGACCGACTCAGCGAGGCTGCAGTCGGAACAGGCTCTCACATCGATGCCATACCCAATGCTGGGCGATTTGATGGCACTGTCGGCGTACTCGGCGGACTCGAGGCGATTCGCGCTCTCAAGCAGGCTGGGTTCTCGCCAAAGCGTCCCATCGAGCTGCTCATTTTCACCTCCGAGGAGCCGACGCGATTCGGCGTCGGCTGTCTTGGCAGCAGACTTCTTTCAGGCAACCGCGATGCTTCGGTTGACGAGAAGCTGAAGGACAAAGGCGGCCAGACACTATGTGACACTCGCAAGGCAGCAGGATTCAGCGGAGATTTGCAGCACGTGCAACTTCAGCGTGGGTACTACAGCAGCTTTGTCGAACTGCACATTGAGCAAGCCCCTCTGCTGGAACAGGAGCAACTGGATATTGGCGTAGTCACGGCAATTGCCGCTCCGGCAAGTTTGCGCATCCTGATAGAAGGGCAGGGAGGCCATGCCGGTGGAGTTCTGATGCCTGACCGCCACGACGCTTTGTGCGCGGCTTCAGAGATCATTCTCGCGATCGAGTCTTCCGTGAAGTCAACTGGTTCGCGGGACACCGTCGGCACCACCGGTGTGTGCGATGTCTTCCCCTCGGCGGTGAACAGTATCCCGAGCCACGTGCGGCTGGAAGTAGATCTTCGGGATATCGATGAACAGCGTCGCGAAACTGTCTTCCGACTCATTCGTCAAGAATGCGACGAAGTTGCAGCCAGTCGATCTGTAGACGTTCAAATCGAGATTGTGAATGCAGATGCTCCGGGCCAATGCGCGCCTGATGTGGTGGAGGGAATCGAGGGTGCATGCAGAAGCAATCAGCTTCGATTCAGGAAAATGGTAAGTCGCGCCTATCACGACTCGCTATTCATGTCGCGAATCGCTCCAACCGGAATGATCTTCATTCCATGCCGGGAGGGCATCAGCCACCGGCCTGATGAGTACGCCTCGCCTGAGGCGATCAGCAATGGAACGCGCGTTCTGGCGCACGTCCTTGCCGAGCTCGCTTCACGATAA
- a CDS encoding energy transducer TonB: MGPEKVFMANQVLIAPTESSPVRRRVPASVPNFGLKAEGSLFQSLKENLRDVFFPEKLPPLKLTSRPVPVRSIWGAYDNRKVARTSSVVVHAGIIAALLAASILGHKVYQEAKKETVIVIAPDISEYMPMTPKQMPTLQGGGGGGDRDKVIAPKGRIPKPAMEQITPPEVVIRNEHPKLTAEPTVVMPPQVKLANNNLPNFGDPKSPVIAGPPSNGVGAGSGIGSGSGGGIGSGAGGGVGPGSGGGYGGGVFRPGIGGVTAPRAIYKPDPEYSEEARKAKYQGKVVLGLIVDASGRPRGLKVEHGLGMGLDEKALEAVRTWKFEPAEKDGKPVAVAISVEVEFRLF; the protein is encoded by the coding sequence ATGGGTCCAGAAAAAGTTTTTATGGCAAACCAGGTTTTGATCGCCCCCACTGAAAGTTCTCCGGTCCGGAGGCGGGTACCAGCAAGTGTACCCAACTTTGGTTTGAAGGCGGAGGGGTCGCTCTTTCAATCTCTGAAAGAGAATCTTCGCGACGTTTTCTTTCCAGAAAAATTACCACCGCTCAAGCTGACATCCCGTCCAGTTCCAGTTCGCAGCATCTGGGGTGCCTATGACAATCGGAAAGTCGCGCGCACATCTTCGGTGGTTGTGCATGCTGGAATTATCGCAGCTCTGCTTGCTGCCTCTATCTTGGGGCACAAGGTTTACCAGGAGGCGAAGAAAGAGACTGTTATTGTTATCGCTCCGGACATCTCCGAGTACATGCCGATGACACCTAAGCAGATGCCGACACTGCAAGGCGGCGGCGGGGGTGGCGATCGCGACAAAGTCATCGCTCCCAAGGGACGCATACCCAAGCCGGCGATGGAGCAGATCACGCCTCCAGAGGTCGTCATTCGTAACGAACATCCCAAGCTCACGGCCGAGCCAACTGTAGTGATGCCTCCACAGGTGAAACTGGCGAATAATAATCTGCCGAACTTTGGCGATCCGAAGTCCCCGGTAATCGCTGGACCTCCATCGAACGGCGTTGGGGCCGGATCTGGTATTGGCTCTGGAAGCGGTGGCGGAATCGGCTCTGGAGCCGGAGGTGGCGTTGGACCTGGTTCTGGCGGCGGATACGGCGGCGGAGTCTTCCGTCCCGGCATTGGTGGTGTAACTGCTCCTCGCGCGATCTATAAGCCGGATCCGGAGTACTCGGAAGAAGCTCGCAAGGCGAAGTATCAGGGCAAAGTAGTTCTGGGGCTCATCGTTGATGCCAGTGGACGTCCGCGAGGACTCAAAGTCGAGCATGGACTGGGCATGGGACTTGATGAAAAGGCGCTAGAAGCGGTCCGCACGTGGAAGTTTGAGCCAGCTGAGAAAGACGGCAAGCCGGTGGCGGTAGCCATCAGCGTGGAAGTGGAGTTTAGACTCTTCTGA
- a CDS encoding isoleucine--tRNA ligase encodes MPSELKDTLNLPKTSFAMKANLPQNEPKRLEFWKKIGIYQRIREARKGAPKYHLHDGPPYANGEIHLGHALNKSLKDFVVKSKTMAGFDAPYIPGWDCHGLPIEIKVDEKLGRKKLEMAPTAVRRACREYAEKYLNLQSEQFQRIGVFGDFEHPYSTMSPQYESVIARVFFDFWENGFVYKGLRPVYWCIVDRTALAEAEVEYEQHTSPSVWVKYALTSKPEAIDPALAGKCVNTIIWTTTPWTLPASMAVAFHPAYDYVALEDAGNVYIIAEGLLEATREHTGLQNGSVIARFPGRKLEGTTFQHPFLDRKILGVLADYVTLEQGTGAVHTAPSHGADDFYTGVKYGLDQTCNVDAEGRLRNGLPEYNSKTVFEANQPIIELLKARHVLMGEEKITHSYPHCWRCHNPVIFRATEQWFIGMESPMHGSTLRERAREEIRKTEWDPAWGEERISNMVAMRPDWCISRQRVWGVPIPIFFCQGCNQPLRSKEANEAVVKLFAAQGADAWYTRNVKDIVPANVKCQNCGAQNFRKEFDIIDVWFESGSSWAVVMKDAVADMYIEGGDQHRGWFQSSLLCSVGTRNRAPYRLAVTCGWTLDPQGRAMSKSLGNGVDPVEVAEKLGAEIVRLWVASVDFREDMHASDELMRRVADNYRDIRNAFRWILGNLDGFNPAQDQVPFEETESIDQYMLLLTSDLVKDVLRWYEQFEFHRIYQRLIAFRTSELSNFYFDVLKDRLYTYPRTSCARRSGQTAIWRIGQVLVRLVAPIMSFTAEEVWEFMPFMGEKPESVHLALFPTAEEVLGNTERQPDRQGQSVPSDTDRIRADWQRLLLVREEVFRALETARKDKVIGSGLQAKVAISAPLETHGLLEKYFATLRYLFIVSQVELQQLPSNGNGSGLKIEVSPADGTKCERCWNYSTQVGSDAEYPTVCERCSAALHEMEDRESVR; translated from the coding sequence ATGCCCTCTGAATTGAAAGACACGCTGAATCTGCCGAAAACCAGCTTCGCCATGAAGGCGAATCTGCCTCAAAACGAGCCAAAAAGGCTCGAATTCTGGAAGAAAATCGGCATATATCAGCGTATTCGAGAAGCGCGAAAAGGTGCGCCTAAATATCATCTGCACGATGGTCCCCCGTATGCCAACGGCGAGATCCACCTCGGTCATGCCCTAAATAAGTCGCTGAAAGATTTCGTCGTGAAATCGAAGACAATGGCCGGCTTTGACGCGCCATACATCCCGGGATGGGATTGTCACGGCCTTCCCATCGAAATCAAAGTCGACGAAAAACTTGGCCGCAAAAAGCTGGAGATGGCTCCGACGGCGGTGCGTCGTGCATGTCGCGAGTACGCAGAAAAATATCTCAATCTGCAGAGCGAACAGTTTCAGCGCATCGGCGTCTTCGGCGATTTCGAGCATCCGTACTCGACGATGTCACCTCAATACGAGTCGGTGATCGCGCGCGTCTTCTTTGACTTCTGGGAAAACGGATTCGTCTACAAGGGACTTCGTCCCGTCTATTGGTGCATCGTCGATCGCACCGCACTCGCCGAAGCCGAAGTCGAATACGAACAGCACACCAGTCCCAGCGTATGGGTGAAGTACGCGCTCACGAGTAAGCCGGAGGCGATCGATCCTGCGCTCGCCGGCAAATGCGTCAACACCATCATCTGGACGACGACTCCGTGGACGCTTCCTGCGTCGATGGCGGTAGCTTTCCATCCTGCTTACGACTACGTTGCGCTAGAAGACGCAGGAAACGTTTACATCATCGCTGAAGGGCTCCTCGAAGCGACGCGGGAGCACACTGGACTGCAGAACGGTAGTGTCATAGCACGCTTCCCGGGACGCAAATTGGAAGGCACAACCTTCCAGCATCCATTTCTGGATCGCAAGATCCTGGGAGTTCTCGCCGATTATGTAACGCTCGAGCAAGGCACAGGTGCGGTTCACACCGCTCCCTCGCACGGTGCAGACGATTTTTATACCGGCGTCAAATACGGGCTCGACCAAACCTGCAATGTCGATGCCGAGGGACGCCTGCGCAACGGCCTGCCCGAGTACAACAGCAAGACCGTATTTGAAGCCAACCAGCCGATTATCGAGTTATTGAAAGCGCGTCATGTGTTGATGGGCGAAGAAAAGATCACGCACTCGTACCCGCACTGCTGGCGTTGCCACAATCCCGTGATCTTCCGTGCCACCGAGCAGTGGTTTATCGGCATGGAGAGCCCGATGCACGGCTCGACCCTGCGTGAGCGCGCGCGCGAAGAGATTCGCAAGACCGAGTGGGATCCGGCCTGGGGAGAGGAACGCATCTCGAACATGGTGGCGATGCGTCCCGACTGGTGCATTTCGCGCCAGCGCGTGTGGGGCGTTCCCATTCCGATCTTCTTCTGCCAAGGGTGCAATCAGCCTCTGCGCTCGAAAGAGGCAAACGAAGCGGTAGTCAAGCTGTTCGCAGCACAAGGCGCGGACGCGTGGTACACGCGCAATGTAAAGGACATCGTTCCTGCCAATGTGAAATGCCAGAACTGCGGCGCGCAAAACTTCCGCAAAGAGTTCGACATCATCGACGTCTGGTTTGAGTCGGGTTCAAGTTGGGCGGTAGTGATGAAAGATGCCGTCGCCGACATGTACATCGAGGGCGGAGACCAGCATCGCGGATGGTTTCAGTCTTCCCTGCTCTGCTCTGTAGGCACACGTAATCGAGCGCCATACCGCCTCGCCGTGACCTGCGGATGGACGCTCGACCCTCAAGGCCGCGCCATGTCGAAGTCACTCGGCAACGGAGTAGATCCTGTAGAGGTCGCAGAGAAGCTCGGCGCCGAAATTGTGAGGTTATGGGTTGCGTCCGTTGATTTCCGCGAAGACATGCACGCCTCTGATGAGTTAATGAGGCGCGTCGCCGATAACTATCGCGACATCCGCAACGCTTTTCGCTGGATCCTCGGCAATCTTGACGGCTTTAATCCCGCGCAAGATCAGGTGCCGTTCGAGGAAACGGAATCCATCGACCAGTACATGCTGCTCCTCACCTCCGACCTGGTGAAGGACGTGCTTCGCTGGTACGAACAGTTCGAGTTCCATCGCATCTACCAGCGCCTCATCGCCTTCCGCACCAGCGAGCTGAGCAACTTTTACTTCGACGTGCTCAAGGACCGTCTGTACACGTATCCGCGCACATCATGCGCACGACGCTCCGGACAGACTGCGATCTGGCGCATCGGGCAAGTGCTCGTCCGTCTGGTCGCGCCGATCATGAGCTTCACGGCCGAAGAGGTGTGGGAATTCATGCCATTTATGGGCGAGAAGCCTGAGAGCGTGCACCTCGCGCTCTTCCCCACAGCCGAAGAGGTCTTGGGAAATACCGAGCGCCAGCCTGACCGGCAGGGACAATCCGTGCCCTCAGACACTGATCGTATACGGGCCGATTGGCAACGACTTCTACTGGTTCGTGAAGAAGTGTTTCGCGCTCTGGAGACCGCGCGCAAAGACAAAGTTATCGGCAGCGGGCTGCAAGCCAAGGTCGCGATCTCTGCTCCACTCGAGACGCATGGTCTGCTCGAAAAATATTTCGCAACCCTGCGATATCTGTTCATCGTCTCTCAAGTAGAGCTGCAACAGCTTCCCAGCAATGGAAATGGATCGGGTCTCAAAATTGAAGTGTCGCCGGCGGACGGAACGAAATGCGAACGCTGCTGGAACTACTCGACCCAGGTTGGGAGCGATGCCGAATATCCAACGGTGTGCGAGCGCTGCAGCGCAGCCCTGCACGAGATGGAAGACAGGGAGAGCGTTCGGTAG
- the lspA gene encoding signal peptidase II, with protein sequence MPTGTLRKYVLLIAGVVLALDRLSKWIIANTIPLHDSITVIPGLFKLTHVTNGGAAFGLFSDSPSELRIVFLIFFSLLALIVVSALLWRHTQGLNSTAFALSLILGGALGNLWDRVLSGHVVDFLEFYIGQYVWPDFNIADSAIVIGAAILMVEILFAPKHHKAYEESALPQPTSEAD encoded by the coding sequence ATGCCTACAGGGACTCTACGAAAGTACGTTTTGCTGATTGCTGGAGTCGTGCTCGCCCTCGACCGGCTCAGCAAATGGATCATTGCCAACACGATTCCGCTGCACGACAGCATCACAGTGATTCCCGGGCTGTTCAAGCTCACTCACGTTACTAACGGAGGCGCGGCTTTTGGTTTGTTTTCCGATTCCCCCTCCGAGCTGCGTATCGTATTTCTGATTTTCTTTTCGCTGCTCGCTCTTATCGTAGTTTCTGCCCTTCTCTGGCGACATACGCAGGGCCTGAACAGCACAGCTTTTGCGCTGTCTCTCATCCTCGGTGGAGCCCTTGGGAATCTATGGGATCGTGTGCTCTCCGGACACGTAGTCGATTTCCTGGAGTTTTACATCGGCCAATACGTCTGGCCTGACTTCAACATCGCCGACAGCGCGATTGTGATAGGCGCTGCCATCCTTATGGTCGAGATTCTTTTTGCGCCCAAACACCATAAGGCCTACGAGGAAAGCGCCCTGCCTCAGCCTACTTCTGAGGCTGATTAA
- a CDS encoding deiodinase produces MQSNVRDRVVFASPKSMGEREQVAGMCVRKLGIKFPALIDNFDNTAEQAYTGWPDRIYLIDKDGRIVYKSRPGPFGFHPEELKISLSQLH; encoded by the coding sequence ATGCAGAGCAATGTTCGCGATAGAGTCGTCTTTGCCAGCCCAAAGAGCATGGGAGAGCGCGAACAGGTTGCAGGCATGTGCGTGCGCAAGCTTGGTATCAAATTTCCCGCGCTGATTGATAACTTCGATAACACCGCGGAGCAGGCTTACACCGGCTGGCCTGATCGGATTTATTTGATTGATAAAGACGGACGCATCGTTTACAAGAGCCGTCCAGGCCCCTTTGGGTTCCATCCCGAGGAGCTGAAGATCTCTTTGTCCCAGTTGCATTAG